From Podospora bellae-mahoneyi strain CBS 112042 chromosome 3, whole genome shotgun sequence, the proteins below share one genomic window:
- a CDS encoding hypothetical protein (EggNog:ENOG503P59B; COG:Q) produces the protein MSKDKSGAWEHDQDYLNLKGEARVRALIETFSQKAINKEDEEWTNSFFPNLKLVSASDEQPHPKVLFSFTVEPQHCNRLNNLHGGCTATLFDFCTSTATALVSKPGFWQYLGVSRTLNTTYLRPAPVGTEVLIECDILQIGAKMATLRGVMKRKDNGAVVAVCEHGKVNIDPAPKL, from the exons ATGTCCAAAGACAAAAGCGGCGCCTGGGAACACGACCAAGACTACCTCAACCTCAAGGGCGAGGCCAGAGTCAGGGCTCTCATCGAGACCTTTTCTCAAAAAGCCATCAACAAGGAAGACGAG GAATGGACCAACTCCTTCTTTCCCAACCTCAAACTCGTCTCCGCCTCAGACgaacaaccccaccccaaaGTCCTCTTCAGCTTCACCGTCGAGCCCCAGCACTGCAAccgcctcaacaacctccacgGAGGCTGCACGGCAACCCTCTTTGACTTTtgcacctccaccgccaccgcccttGTGTCCAAGCCCGGGTTCTGGCAGTATCTGGGGGTATCCCGGACGTTGAACACCACCTATCTTCGTCCAGCCCCGGTCGGCACCGAGGTCTTGATTGAGTGTGACATCTTGCAGATCGGGGCGAAGATGGCTACCTTGAGGGGTGTGATGAAGCGGAAGGACAACGGGGCGGTCGTGGCTGTGTGTGAGCATGGGAAGGTTAATATTGATCCTGCTCCGAAGTTGTAG
- the PEX12 gene encoding ubiquitin-protein ligase peroxin 12 (COG:O; EggNog:ENOG503NU4Q) — protein sequence MLNRTNPCRSHLHITYAPTITTPLTIFNTIQCIPENRPKMEFVTALRGSFDPGKPSLFELLSEQQLSSLLPPTLRYLLTLLTHRYPRHLLRALNSFDELYALLSLLIERHYLLTRQGSFTENFYGLKRERALTSEIPRASTHAPQIVREALALRTKDVYKNLFVIVLIPYLKRKLDEAHEVDAPRALLGAAYNAPPSPSAPLKEKLGYYYKIFLRKIYPTINMTYHLSILAFSLGYLFDNTKYSSPFLWLIGTRIRRMGPADYKAIEEWEKVLPADGTRSRSIFQRLLSSLSLVLPTSIFALKFLEWWYSSDFAKQLSRKAAESLQLPPPGMTTTPKSVSPMKQPPPSLSESSDTPPAEEEWLEQLASSAPVASSSLLPIFTAAAIPREEDDDGEEDKKRQEEDSSLCPICQEEITTPTACQTGIVYCYGCIHKWISGANPHQERFMERVEKALGGSSRKWESGEGRCAVTGRRVLGGVEGLRRVMV from the exons ATGCTTAACCGCACCAACCCTTGTCG ATCTCATCTACACATCACATATGCGccaaccatcacaaccccgttgaccatcttcaacacGATTCAGTGCATCCCGGAGAACAGACCTAAAATGGAGTTCGTCACCGCCCTCCGCGGTTCCTTCGACCCAGGcaaaccctccctcttcgaGCTTCTCTCAGAACAACaactctcctccctcctccccccaaccctccgctacctcctcaccctcctcacccaccgctacccccgccacctcctccgcgccCTCAACTCCTTCGACGAGCTCtacgccctcctctccctcctgaTAGAGCGCCactacctcctcacccgccAGGGCTCCTTCACCGAGAACTTCTACGGCCTCAAACGCGAGCGCGCCCTCACGTCCGAAATCCCCCGCGCCTCCACCCACGCCCCCCAAATCGTGCGGGAAGCCCTAGCCCTCAGGACAAAAGACGTTTACAAGAACCTCTTCGTCATAGTCCTCATCCCCTACCTCAAAAGGAAACTAGATGAAGCCCACGAGGTCGACGCCCCTAGGGCCTTGCTCGGAGCAGCCTACAAcgcccccccatcacccagCGCTCCCCTCAAGGAAAAACTGGGTTATTACTACAAAATCTTCCTCAGGAAAATCTACCCGACAATCAACATGACCTaccacctctccatcctcgccttctccctgGGGTACCTCTTTGACAACACGAAatactcctcccccttcctgtGGCTCATCGGCACAAGAATCCGCCGTATGGGACCGGCAGATTACAAGGCGATAGAGGAGTGGGAAAAGGTCCTCCCCGCGGATGGGACCAGATCGAGGTCAATCTTCCAGAGActgctctcctccctttccttggTGCTACCGACTAGTATCTTTGCGCTCAAGTTTCTGGAGTGGTGGTACTCGTCGGATTTTGCAAAGCAGCTCTCTAGGAAGGCGGCCGAGTCGCTCCAGCTTCCACCGCCGGGGATGACCACCACGCCCAAATCTGTCTCCCCAATGAAacagccacctccctccctctctgaGTCGTCCGACACCCCCCCAGCAGAGGAAGAGTGGCTCGAACAACTTGCCTCCTCTGCCCCCGTCGCGTCGTCGTCCCTCTTGCCTATTTTCACCGCTGCTGCCATCCcaagagaggaagatgacgatggtgaggaggacaaAAAACGGCAGGAGGAAGATAGCAGTCTGTGTCCGATCTGCCAGGAAGAAATCACCACGCCGACCGCGTGCCAGACGGGGATTGTTTACTGTTACGGCTGCATTCACAAGTGGATCTCTGGTGCGAATCCGCATCAGGAGAGGTTTatggagagggttgagaaAGCACTTGGAGGGAGCAGCAGGAAGTGGgagagtggggaggggaggtgcgCTGTtacggggaggagggtgttgggtggggtggaggggttgagaagGGTTATGGTATAA
- a CDS encoding hypothetical protein (COG:U; EggNog:ENOG503NUAW): MATEKRSLTSLGSGSGQSGQVTQTDTSTPQMNDVEKIAPALGPPGAAVGGDEDLYKPKSVKFWVTILCNFLALFLVALDRTIIATAVPRITDEFNSLGDIGWYGSSYMLTTACAQLVFGRIYKFYDKKWTFFTSILVFEIGSAICGSATNSIVFILGRAIAGLGGAGIFSGTLLVLIDMVPLHKRPQFQGLFGMVFGLASVMGPLVGGGFTGGATWRWCFYINLPIGAVASVFLWWWWTPKTEDHPPAPFSQHVKRLDPIGILFLFPGIVCLFIALQWGGSTYDWNDWRIIVLFVFFGLCTIAYTTVQIKLPETATIPPRVITQRSVFFGTLYTFFLSGSMLMLVYYVPIWFQTVKQVDPIKSGIYTVPLVLSLVFSSIGSGFATQAIGYYVPSMIVAPILMSIGEGLLSTLTEDSPSSHWIAYQFLAGFGVGFGMQTSGLAVQAVLSKQDMPAGIAINFFVQQLGGAVFTSVGQTILSNILVSQLQDIPGIGGSRIIVTEGATHLIDRVGPEYRSQVVDAYEFACRHIFLAALGVVLVALLMAFGMEWVSIKKKQGPGCPEGPGQAADRPAQGANEGPVLSATATEKGTDALKRHSKSSSLGRDSISQQKPDEPKSEKDTAVIEGAVPTTKAAL, encoded by the exons ATGGCTACCGAAAAGCGATCTCTGACTTCGCTCGGCAGCGGGAGCGGGCAGTCGGGACAGGTCACCCAGACCGACACCTCGACTCCTCAGATGAACGACGTCGAGAAGATTGCCCCGGCTTTAGGTCCTCCGGGAGCAGCTGtcgggggggatgaggaccTCTACAAGCCTAAAAGTGTCAAATTCTGGGTCACGATCCTGTGTAACTTTCTCGCCCTCTTCTTGGTGGCCCTGGATcgcaccatcatcgccacggCTGTCCCGAGAATTACGGACGAGTTTAATTCTCTGGGCGATATTGGTTGGTATGGCTCCTCATACATGCTGACGACGGCCTGTGCCCAACTGGTTTTCGGCCGCATTTATAAGTTCTACGACAAGAAGTG GACTTTCTTCACAAGCATTCTGGTTTTTGAGATCGGCTCGGCTATCTGCGGATCCGCTACAAACTCGATTGTCTTCATCCTGGGTCGAGCCATTGCCGGCTTGGGCGGAGCCGGCATCTTTTCCGGCACACTTCTGGTTCTGATCGATATGGTTCCACTGCATAAGAGGCCCCAGTTCCAGGGCCTCTTTGGTATGGTCTTTGGGTTGGCGTCTGTGATGGGTCCTCTTGTCGGCGGTGGTTTTACCGGAGGAGCTacctggaggtggtgtttctacatcaacctcccaatTGGTGCCGTCGCCTCGGTATttctctggtggtggtggactcCCAAAACGGAGGATCATCCGCCGGCCCCTTTCAGCCAACATGTCAAACGCCTGGATCCCATTGGTATACTGTTTCTCTTCCCGGGCATAGTCTGTCTCTTCATTGCCTTGCAATGGGGTGGGTCGACCTATGACTGGAACGACTGGCGCATCATTGTACTGTTTGTCTTCTTTGGACTCTGCACTATCGCCTACACCACGGTCCAAATCAAGCTGCCCGAGACCGCAACCATTCCACCGAGGGTAATTACGCAGAGGAGTGTGTTCTTTGGCACCCTCTATACATTCTTCCTATCAGGATCCATGCTAATGCTGGTGTACTATGTGCCAATCTGGT TTCAAACGGTTAAGCAAGTCGATCCGATAAAGTCGGGAATCTACACTGTGCCACTGGTGCTCAGCTTGGTCTTCTCCAGCATAGGCTCCGGGTTTGCCACCCAGGCAATTGGCTACTATGTGCCGTCCATGATCGTGGCGCCCATTTTGATGTCGATCGGTGAGGGCCTTCTCAGCACCCTCACAGAGGACAGTCCTTCATCTCACTGGATTGCCTACCAGTTCCTGGCTGGTTTTGGCGTGGGCTTCGGCATGCAGACTAGCGGTCTTGCTGTCCAGGCGGTGCTCTCCAAGCAAGATATGCCGGCGGGAATTGCCATCAACTTTTTCGTACAGCAGTTGGGTGGTGCCGTCTTCACCTCGGTCGGGCAAACAATTCTCAGCAACATTCTCGTGTCCCAGTTGCAGGATATCCCTGGCATTGGCGGATCCAGGATCATTGTGACCGAAGGCGCCACACATCTCATTGACAGAGTAGGGCCCGAGTACAGGTCTCAAGTAGTAGACGCCTACGAATTCGCATGCAGACACATATTCCTGGCAGCACTCGGAGTGGTGCTGGTCGCCTTGCTTATGGCATTTGGCATGGAGTGGGTcagcatcaagaagaagcagggcCCCGGATGTCCAGAAGGCCCAGGCCAGGCAGCAGATCGGCCAGCACAAGGAGCCAACGAGGGACCCGTCCTATCTGCCACAGCAACAGAGAAGGGAACCGACGCTCTCAAGCGCCACAGCAAGTCATCTTCCTTAGGACGGGATAGCATCTCGCAGCAGAAGCCTGACGAACCCAAGAGCGAAAAAGACACGGCAGTAATCGAGGGGGCTGTCCCCACAACAAAAGCTGCCCTTTAA